A window of Passer domesticus isolate bPasDom1 unplaced genomic scaffold, bPasDom1.hap1 HAP1_SCAFFOLD_60, whole genome shotgun sequence contains these coding sequences:
- the LOC135292955 gene encoding serine/threonine-protein kinase pim-1-like, with product MKNGLSYFTPSLPQFSTIRQAILRTSVLLSWERTPGDGRAGAGEGRSGAVAGPGPSADSRVPPAGKAQQRLKERYRLGSLLGRGGFGSVFAATRLSDGAPVAIKRVPQNRVHHWGELPDGTSAPLEIVLQVKVSNGFSGVVQLLEWVELPNDILMVLERPEHSQDLHRFIRARGFLSEEVARQLFRQVLEAVRHCTSCRVLHRDIKPENILIDLATGQAKLIDFGCGTYLQKTAYIHFAGTPSYSPPEWTHFGWYYGEPATIWSLGIVLHQMVCGEHPFRRGQNISWDHQLSLPQRLSPECQDLIRWCLSMPDVERPSLEEVFCHPWMQDIHLP from the exons atgaagaatgggctgagctacttcaccccttctttgcctcagttttcaacaataagacaggccatcctcaggacaagtgttctcctgagctg ggagcgaacgccgggggatggccgggccggggcgggtgaggggcgctcgggggccgttgctggccccgggccgagcgctgacagccgcgtcccgcccgcagggaaggcgcagcagcGCCTGAAGGAGCGGTACCgcctgggctcgctgctgggccggggcggattcggcagcgtcttcgcagcaacgcggctctcggacggcgccccg gtggccatcaaaagggtgccacagAACCGCGTCCAtcactggggtgagctg cccgacggcaccagcgcacCCCTGGAGATTGTGCTGCAGGTCAAGGTGTCCAATGGCTTCTCCGGTgtggtccagctgctggagtgggttgagctccccaacgacatcttgatggtgctggagcgcccAGAGCACTCTCAGGACCTGCACCgtttcattcgggcacgggggttcctgtccgaggaggtggcgcggcagctgttccgccaggtgctggaggccgtgcggcactgcaccagctgcagggtcctgcacagggataTCAAGCCAGAAAACATCCTcattgacctggccaccgggcaagCCAAACTGATTGATttcggctgtggcacctacctgcaaaaGACAGCCTACATTcattttgcag gaacaccatcatacagccccccagAATGGACCCATTTTGGCTGGTACtatggcgagccagctaccatctggtccctgggcatcgtgctgcaccagatggtctgcggggagcaccctttcaggaggggccagaacatcagctgggaccatcagctctcgctgccacaacggctctctccag agtGCCAAGATCTCATcaggtggtgtttatccatgccgGACGTGGAAAggccctcattagaagaggtgttctgtcatccttggatgcaggatattcatctgccctag
- the LOC135292956 gene encoding uncharacterized protein LOC135292956, with protein sequence MAGRFFSLFKCFRGKNKKGPGAAAGEQLEEPEQIQTLQEDAAVERTQEQQSSHGRFRRTAQMFRKFPRIRRRETNTTAAEGPAEPDSGLTQLQAEPDVSPDLAGLSQDLDTSGTETWAQDLPTSGTEDAVITNTDNEETEALKNTGAMPTPPEICASTVDFFLESAVPYQQQVPAMVKNIHQSLMSHVTVDARLHSDIVRLAEEHPADVALTLLHCAPTCDRAAAMMWRAIGTSGPAMEKVLATLLCVMEHWPVHSTCTSDGDNKDVFALAATLVIWVIVPKCQEAMILHSSRLFVALLFHVVITTQQMPPEEVENFWRACQEEHHLPSKPNRFAVQAMKALLCRLECDQEVMDMERKCGWDTLLCAHTQHYAVGLLAREMRRGSLSLCSGIALRLLGLLSREEPRWDLPGLAFLVEVLECLDLRECADSILEIMSRHLRNECRERRRLALRGLVVLSKDPSMGFSS encoded by the exons ATGGCAGGCAGATTTTTCAGCCTGTTCAAATGCTTCcgggggaaaaataagaaaggccctggagctgctgcaggagagcaacttgaagagccagagcagatccagacactgcaggagg atgcagccgtggagcgcacacaagagcagcaatccagccatggccgcttccgcagaacagcgcag ATGTTCCGAAAATTCCCGCGCATTCGGCGTAGAGAGAccaacaccacagcagctgagggcccagctgagcctgactcggggctgacccagctccaggcagagcctgatgtcagcccaGACTTGGCTGGGCTCTCACAAGACTTGGACACCTCAGGGACTGAAACGTGGGCACAGGATCTTCCCACATCAGGGACTGAGGATGCAGTCATAACAAACACTGACAATGAAGAGACTGAGGCCTTGAAAAATACTGGAGCCATGCCCACTCCCCCTGAGATTTGTGCTTccactgtggattttttcctggagagtgctgttccttatcagcagcag gtgccagccatgGTGAAGAACATCCACCAGAGTCTCATGTCCCACGTCACTGTGGATGCCAGGCTGCACAGCGAcattgtgaggctggctgaGGAACACCCTGCAGACGTGGCGCtgaccctcctgcactgtgccccaacgtgtgacag agctgctgcaatgatgTGGAGAGCCATAGGCACATCAGGACCAGCAATGGAGAAGGTGCTGGCaacactgctctgtgtgatggagcattggcctgtgcacagcacatgcacctccgatggggacaacaAGGACgtttttgccctggct gcaactctggtgatctggGTCATTGTGCCTAAATGCCAGGAGGCCATGATCCTTCATTCCTCCcgcctgtttgtggctctgctcttccatgtTGTCATCACCACCcagcagatgccaccagaggaagttgaaaaCTTCTGGAGAGCGTGCCAGGAGGAACACCACCTTCCCAGCAAGCCCAACAG gtttgcagtgcaggccatgaaggctctgctctgccgactggagtgtgaccaggaggTGATGGATATGGAGcgtaagtgtggctgggacacgctgctgtgtgctcacacccagcactatgctgtgggtctgctggccag agagatgcgccgtggctccCTCTCCTTGTGTTCTGGGATTGCTCTTCGCCTgcttgggctgctcagcagggaggagccacgcTGGGATCTGCCCGGCCTAgcgttccttgtggag gtcctcgagtgcctggacttgagggaatgtgcTGACAGCATCCTGGAGATCATGTCAAGGCACCTGAGGAatgagtgcagggagaggcgtcgcctggcactcagaggcctcgtggtgctcagcaaggatccctcgatg ggcttcagcagctga